The genomic window gaagtgaaagtTGAAGTGTGCttttcatgctgttttttttttttttttttaagtttttttttgtccctgtGTCGGTGAACTCTGCTGTCGCTCCGTTCCCTATTCTGGCCCACTTATTACTATTCAACCATTCAGCATTCAGCAAACACATATGTCATCCACTTCGTGCAGTTTGAATTTTAGAGGACTGCATGGGAGTACGTTTGCAGTGTTTAATAAatgaactaaaaaaaagaatttaatagAACAGGACTGCCAGTAAGTGGTTAATTGCTATGTCAATGTGTGTTAACATTCATGATGACTGTTTAATAATTCAATGTTGTTGGAACAGGAACTTCACTGAGccccaaaaaacattttctaaagGTCGGGGTGTCAGTCTTTAAGATGCTTTGCCAAGTTTGTTGTGTTAAGTATTTGTACTGGTGACATGCCAATTATCAACACAGGCTAAAGATGAAAAGCCTCTAGCATCACTCATAAATTCTGATGTACGTGAGACCTGGTGTGTGGGGTTTCTCCCCTCCTTACTGTACTATCCAATATACTATTCAATTTCCCCCAAAAACTTGGGAATATTGGAAAGTCCAAATCTTCATAACCACCCTCAAGCTGCACCCTCCCCACATTTCTTGACTTTTGTGTGCAGCCAGGAATCTTGGTGGATCGTACACCATCTTTGTgcatgcttttgtttgtgtgtttgtgcatggtGCTGTGTGCAGAGTAGAGAGGTACGGTAGGGCAACACGGCATGGTTCAGGCCAGGAATGTGcggtgtgtgtatgtatgtgtgtgtgtgtgtgtgtgtgtgtgtgtgtgtgtgtgtgtaggctgtACAATAGAACCTGGCTCCCTGGGGGTGGTCAATGGGATGGGTTTTACCCCCTGCTGGGTGATGAGCACCACATAACGCTGTAGCTGTCAGCTCCTCTTAACCACTGCTGTAAACACATGTATTATGAGGGCACATCAATGCACATGTACACACTAGAACATACGGGAGCACACAGACGTGTTAAAGGTGTGTTATAGATAAGAAATTACAGACACAGCACACATACATGActacagacacacgcacacagttcAGTACtgtgtttgtacaattctaacaagtttgaaagtcaatatgatcacctttattcttcaacacagtctgtGCTTTTTTAACAAAGCTTTCTtgtaagtagtcttcaggaatttTCATTTGTTCCATTATGAAGATcttcccacactgcttcagttgtgctgaggtctgggctctggagaGGCTAAACCATGACCAATAGTGTTCCATTGtatgtttttctactttttgtcTATTGTCTAGTAAAAAAGTGCCTAAACAATTTCAAATTGGTTAAATGCTCAGTTGTCTGTTCTGTGATGATATAGCACTGGTTCATTACGGGTTGGGTTAGGTGCTATTTCTGTGCTTGAGTGATTCATGGTTTTGTCGCTTTATAAAAATGATCCGCTGATAAGTTGTCTGTTCTATGAACAGTCAGGTAAGGACTTGACTATAAATGAATGATAAAggagccaaagaaaaactttgaaagatttGATTTGTTGCAATAGTTTTGTCCAGTTTAAGGTGGaaagaacatgtttttttaacagttcaGTTAACATCAAAAGTATTTGTGCCAAAATAAATTTGTGAAAGCCTTTTTGTGTCATGTGTTTAGCGCATATCGGTGCATGTCAAATTCTCATAAAAGCAAATGTTAACATGCTCAAAGTAAATTCCAGCATATTAGCTTCATTAGCTCATCAATGCAGATACCGGTACATTTGGAGTTCTGCATGCATGTACAGACCTCTGTGCATCTTTGCACAGAGGTCTGTACATGCAGACCACACTCAGATACACTCTCTGTTCACATGACTGAAGCACAGAGCATGCCTGGCATTGAGATCAGTATTGGGAATGCTCAACCTTGGACTTGGCTGGTATGCTAGCTTGCACAGGTTGATCACAGAGGCCACTGAGGGTAAACAAGGGAATGCAAAGATGAGCGtgagtaaaaaaaagttcatacgGTCTCTCGGAAACACAAGTTCATGGACACCAGGATTTTGGTGCTGGTTTTCATTAGGATTGACTTCATAGTTCATGGTCATTAATCATCATTGTCATTATCAGGGTGACAGGTAGTGCAGGTTTTCAGTTGCTGTAAACACAAGCCACCCCCAGACGCTTTACCACCCATACCAGTGCTCTCTTTCTTTACCCCAGTGCTGCTTCAGTGTTGTGTGCTTTCCAAAAGCTTACGAGAGCTTTAAGTACACACATGTACAAGTGCACGCACAAAGCTGGCTTTGTGCCCTGATCTGTCATCTGCAGACACACATGATGAGGAATGAAGCTATGTAATTGCATTTGGCCTTCACTAATGGGTGCACAAACAAAGGTCCTGTGGCTGTAACAGGAATCATCATTTACAAAACAGCTTTTCTGCTGATCAGTCTTATCATTCAGCTCCCCCTAGTGAGCTCAGAGGAAGCTTGCTTTCAAAGTGGAGTTTGCAAATTACATTATGACTCAAGTCAAAGCTGTTGACTAGTGAGCTGAGTAATGTTTCAAGTTCAGCTTGACTGGGTGGTGTTTGGTTTGTTATGTGACTATGATACTGCATTGACTGtcttatttattaatttctcttttttttttttgctttctcttccacagcacaGTAAAGATGCGAAGCAGTATTTCCCACTCACCACCAACCATAGCTGTTGGGACTGGGTGAGCACCAGAGTGAAGGAGAGGAGCATCTAAAGAAGAGGCAAGAAAGATTTTCACTAACAGGTAAAATGAGGGTTTATAAGAAGTGTGTGCAGTGTTTCCACAAGCTTCGAGGCAGCTGGTTTCAAAGCTTGTATGTTCTGTCTCACCCCAGATTTTGGTTTACCTCGATGTTTCCTGTGGCTCATTGGCTCTTTCTGTGATCAGATCTGTGTTGTCTTCTTTTTCAACAACCCCTGACCTGCAACTTCCCAAGTTGAGCCTGGGAGGCAGGGGAGCTACAAGTGAATTTTCATGGCAGCGGCACTCTAGGGCTGCCATGGCAGCTGCTGCCGCCGATGCCTCACACCGTATTACCGCACTGACGCCGGAGGAAGAGGGACGACGGACTGCTGCCAAGCTGTTTGGGAGCGCCGCCCCACTGCCcctgacagaaagagagagagagcgagacagggagaaagagagaaagagggaggaaggaggagaagaggtgGGGAGAGCAAGTGGGAACGAGTGTTTGGTGTGTGGGGCCCTGTTCACCTCACCAGAGAAGCTCCGGCTCCACGCCTTGagtcacacaggagagaaaccctTCCACTGCTCACATCCACACTGTCCCAAGGCCTTCAGCTCCAAATACAAACTCTTCAGGTACAGAGCCTTGATTTACATAGTTCAGTTTACATCCTTTTGAATACAGTGCaacacattcaattcaattcaattcaatctttatTGGCAGACTTCATgtccataaaaacaagacaagaaacaagaaacacacacacaactctccccccccccacccccccaccccccacaacACAAGGTATAaaccattaaatatatatatgtatataaataagtatataaaGCATTTGTAAACATGTCTGTTTCATTTAGGTATTTGAGTAAATGTACCAAGTTTGGTACATAGATATGTAGATCTGGACATGCCCCTTGCTCTTAGACAGATACAGACACTTTCCACTTATCTGGTGATCAGAGTTCTGACTAAAGGTTAGGGTGGTTTTCAGACGATATAACATTCCAAACCCAAAATAAGCTTGCACTAGCCTAATTTCGTAGCAGGACAGTCAAAAAATCATAATGTCACCTTGAAAGATTGACATGATCTCCATATATATAAAATACCGCAAACCTGTTGTACCTGTTGCTTAGTTTTGgcacatttgcacatttcaCAAGCCCAGCCTCAGCATCTTTATATATCTATGTGAGCTTTATAAGGTGGTGAACTTGTTTCCAGCCTCATGTGGCCagaaattcatttttaagtGACTAAATTCACCACCGTGTCAGTGTGTCTGGTGTATCAGAGCAACTGGTTCCAAAACCCATTCTGGTCCTGCCTGGAAGCCACTGTGACTCGTGTATGTATTTGTAGTTACAAAGGATTTGACTGAAAGAATGCATGCTTCACTAACAAACATGACAGTCAGACGTGTAATTTCCCCTTCCATTCACAATCTCTACTTTTCACAGGCATATGGCCACACACTCTCCGCAGAAGACCCACCAGTGCTCATTCTGTGAGAAAATGTTCCACCGCAAAGACCACCTGAAGAACCACCTGCAGACCCATGACCCCAACAAAGAGGCCTTCAAGTGTGAGGAATGTGGGAAGCACTACAACACCAAGCTGGGATACAAGCGCCATGTGGCCATGCACTCCGCCACGGCGGGGGAtctcacctgtaaagtgtgcatGCAGAGTTACGAGAGCACACCTGTTCTCCTGGAGCACCTTAAGAGCCACTCTGGGAAGTCCTCAGCCGGTACTAAGGAGAAAAAGCACCCATGTGACCACTGTGACCGGCGTTTCTACACACGGAAGGATGTGAGAAGACATATGGTGGTCCACACAGGCCGAAAGGACTTCCTATGCCAGTACTGTGCCCAGCGTTTTGGCAGGAAGGACCATCTGACGCGCCATGTGAAGAAGAGCCACTCGCAGGAGCTGCTGAAGATTAAGACAGAGCCTCCCGATATGCTAGGTCTCTTAGCTACGGGCTCTCCGCCCTGCTCAGTGAAGGAGGAGCTCAGCCCCATGATGTGCGGCATGGGGCCCAACAAAGACCCCATGATGGGTAAACCGTTCCCTAGTGGGGCACCTTTTCCAATGGGCATGTACAACCCCCACCATCTCCAGGCCATGTCAAATTCTGGGGTGGGTCACCCACACCCATCTCTGATGCCAAGCTCCTTGTCTGCCGCTATGGGCATGGGTTGTCATATGGAATCTCCTGCATCTCTTCACCCACACtcccatcatcatcaccatcaccaccaccatcaccatcaccaccatTCCCCTCCACTGCCCCCCCACCATCAACCTCCGGCTccccagcagcagcaccagccCCAGCCAGCGCCCAAGTACCAGCTGGGATCTACCTCATACCTGCTGGACAAGCCCTTGAAAGTGGAGATGGAGAGCTTCCTCATGGATCTGCAGAGTGGCTTGCCAGGCCCAGTTCCCTCTGCAGAGCCCCACGCTGCTGCTTCACCCCCCAAGGATGGACTGGAGCCCGCCACGGGCCTGGCGGATGAGCTCTGCGGGGATCCCCTTCTGTCTAAGAGCCCTGCAGTGATCGCTGAGTCTCTGTGTGCTGCTAACATGGACTTCTCCCACCTGCTGGGTTTCCTGCCCATCAACCTGCCTCCCTACAGTGCCCCCATGAGCACTGGAGGGCTAGTCATGGGTTACACCTCATCTGCGACCTCCTcaacttcctcttcttcctcttcatcgtCTCTGCACACTGCTGAGCCCCATGCCGCAGCAGTTGCAGCGGCAGCAGCCGCTGCTGTCGCCACAGCACCTCTTACCTCTTTGCAACCGCAACCTCAGGAGCAGCAGAGCTCCAGCGGGAGTCTGGGTCTTGGATCTCTGCACCCCCTCCCAccagtgttcagctccagccttagCACCACCACATTGCCTCGCTTCCACCAGGCCTTCCAGTGAGAGTGCCGGCACCTTGCGTCTTGCCCAGCAGGAACGGCCTTCGCACCAGCCTCagctcagcacagatgtttcggGCTAATCAGAAAGttggaaaattaaaatgaaagaacaTTTAGAAGCCTTAAATGAAAGTGCGCACAAAAGCTTTTGATTGAGCCTTAAAAGGAATTTAAACCCCTttaagcaaaaaggaaaaagttgaagcagcttttattttgggctttttttcccTTATCCTGTAGTTATACCATGTATTAACccttgtttttttgggtttttttcttcattttttccattttcattaatttttatcCCCCCTTTTTATCACCCCTTTTTAGTGTTATAGAAGGCAGAATCAGTGGGCCAAAAGGCATGGTACTGCATACTTTCTAAAGTaatactataaaaaaaaaaaatcaaagataacttttagaTTATCTGTTTTGTTGTGACCCAGAAAAAATATAGTTTGAAGTggatattttgttttacttatttttctttacCAAATGTAAGAACATGGTAGAATGCGTCTCATCTTGAGTTTTTGAAACACCCGTGCTTATATATATTATAGCTTCAACTGTCAGGACTGATATGGAGAGAAGAGAGACCCCTGAAAGGAAAACGCATAAACTTTATGTTCTGTTCAGAGATGGCTTACACAGAACCATAAAAGTGACCTGGCCtctataataaaaaagaaaaaaagtgctcttccaacataaaaaacaacaaaaaaactaaatagaaaaaccccacaaaaaatCCATAACAAAacgaaaaaaataacaaactgatGTGCTCTTAGAGTCAGCTCAGTTAAAAACAGACTCTAATCATAGATAAGAGATCTGTTGGCTgccaaacacacatttttaaagaaaagctaagaaagagaaagaaatgtgtgacacatgttggcttcattttttttatgtgtttctcaagagaagcacttttttttttcttagcagAAGGCACTTCACCTTTTGTCTCCTCCCTCCTCGTGACTAGAGGTTTTCACTGAGACAGAGAGCTCCTCGCTAGACTAGAGGAGGGCCGTCTTTCACTTATCTTCCTTTACAAGTTTCCCTGATAGTGATATAGTTGTTTGCAGCTTTTCCTAGCTGTGCCGCATATCTCTGAAAAATATCTCTATTTTCTGAATATACTGCAACCACATCTTTAGGCGGTCTTTTAAAAAGATGCATCATCTTGGTAATGATGAACCCTGACATAtgtgaatgacaaaaaaaagagcaaaagagtTACAGTGACAGATGAGGAAAAATGTGTTGAAGAATGTTATTGCAGTGTACGAAATATCTCAAAAATTATTATAATGGCTTTTATCTCAGTAAGGTGTATTTTTGGTAGACGTATTACAACTAAATGATGATGTTTTTGATGTCTGGCaagtttacatgtgtgtgtatcttACAGTTTTGATCAAACAAATGGATGAAGTATTAGCCTTTTCCCTTAAGCTTTCTCTGTCATATCCAGTCTTTACCTTTACATGTACTTGAGTTAGTTTAGAG from Astatotilapia calliptera chromosome 20, fAstCal1.2, whole genome shotgun sequence includes these protein-coding regions:
- the plagl2 gene encoding zinc finger protein PLAGL2, encoding MAAAAADASHRITALTPEEEGRRTAAKLFGSAAPLPLTERERERDREKERKREEGGEEVGRASGNECLVCGALFTSPEKLRLHALSHTGEKPFHCSHPHCPKAFSSKYKLFRHMATHSPQKTHQCSFCEKMFHRKDHLKNHLQTHDPNKEAFKCEECGKHYNTKLGYKRHVAMHSATAGDLTCKVCMQSYESTPVLLEHLKSHSGKSSAGTKEKKHPCDHCDRRFYTRKDVRRHMVVHTGRKDFLCQYCAQRFGRKDHLTRHVKKSHSQELLKIKTEPPDMLGLLATGSPPCSVKEELSPMMCGMGPNKDPMMGKPFPSGAPFPMGMYNPHHLQAMSNSGVGHPHPSLMPSSLSAAMGMGCHMESPASLHPHSHHHHHHHHHHHHHHSPPLPPHHQPPAPQQQHQPQPAPKYQLGSTSYLLDKPLKVEMESFLMDLQSGLPGPVPSAEPHAAASPPKDGLEPATGLADELCGDPLLSKSPAVIAESLCAANMDFSHLLGFLPINLPPYSAPMSTGGLVMGYTSSATSSTSSSSSSSSLHTAEPHAAAVAAAAAAAVATAPLTSLQPQPQEQQSSSGSLGLGSLHPLPPVFSSSLSTTTLPRFHQAFQ